From Candidatus Bathyarchaeia archaeon:
GTGTGGCTTGCGACCTATGCGCCAGCGTGTGTCCAGTGGAGGTGCCGGACGAGTATAACGCCAAGCTCTCGAAACGTAAAGCCATTTACATGAATAAGCCGCTGGTCTACCCGCCAGCCTATGTTATAGATGCTAAGGTATGCAAGTTTCACGAGTGCGCCAAATGTGTTGAGGTTTGTCCCACAAAAGCCATCAATTTGGACCAGAAACCCGAACATGTCACGCTTAACGTCGGCAGCATCATCGTGGCCACGGGTTTCCGTGAGTACGATCCAAGCGTCATCAAAGAATATCATCACGGCGAATACCCAGACGTGATAACTCACTTAGAGCTGGCAAGGATGCTGGATGCCTTCGGCCCAACAGGCGGCATGCCCATTAGGTCCTCAGATGGGAGACGGGCTAAACGCATAGTGTTCGTGCAGTGCGTTGGCTCAAGAGACCGCCGCTGGAACCCATATTGTTCAAGCATCTGCTGCATGATCTCATTGAAACATGCCGCCATGATCAAGGAGGCGTTTCCAGACGCCGATGTAACCATATGCTACATAGACATCCGCACAACTGGCAGGGAACACGAGTACTATTATGAGCGAGCCCGTGAAATGGGCGTTAAATTCGTTAAGGGAAGGCCCTCCGAGATACTTCATGATCCTGCCACAAACACGCTTATTGTTGAGGTTGAGGATGAACTGTTAAGGAGGCTTCTGGAGCTTGAAGCTGACCTGGTGGTTTTGGCCACGGCCATGGTTCCATCCGAAGATGCGAAGGAGCTGGCTCAGATCTTGGGCATCGAGCTGGACCAGGATGGTTTCTTCAAGGAGTATAATGCCAAGCTTAGACCAACTGAAACAAAGCGGAGGGGCATATTTATCTGCGGAGGCGCAGTCTTCCCGAAGGATGTGCCGACAGCCTCGCTTCACGCTCACTCAGCCGCCGTCAAAGCGGCTAAATTCCTCATGAACGGCAAAATCACAAAAGCCTTGAAGGTGGCCACAGTCCACCAGGATTACTGTGGAAACTGCCAATTCTGCCCTGTGACATGCCCCTATGGTGCCATAACTCTCGAGCCTAAAGGGGACGGCCACTTCGCTGCAAAGGTTTCGGAGCTTCTCTGCGAGGGCTGCGGGGTCTGCGTGGGCACGTGTCCAGTGGGCGCCATAGAGCTTCGTCACCTAAAGGCGAGCCAAATATCCGCCCAGATAAAGGCGCTATTATCTGTTAATGGAGCTTCCAAGCCTCTCGTGTTGGCCTTTAGCTGCTCCGAGTGCGGCAATGCAGCTGTGGATTCCTCTGGAATGGCCATGATGAGTTATCCGGCCAGCGTGCGGGTGCTGCGGGTTCCATGCACTGGCGTAATTCAAGTCCAGCATATACTTGAGGCCTTTAAGGCTGGAGCTCAAGGCGTTATGGTTGTTGGCTGCAAGCCCGATGGATGCCACTATGAGGTTGGAAGCCAAAAAGCCAAACAAAAAGTGGAAATGGCGAAGATGCTGCTTCAAGCCTATGGCATAGAGCCAGAACGCCTCGAAATGTTCAACCTAGTCTTCATCGAAGGCGACAAATTCGCCGAAGCCGCCAAAGCCATGACTGAAAAGGTGGAGAAACTAGGCCCGCTGCAACTCGCCTAGAAAAAGGGCGAAATTCAGGGAGAGAGGCGAGATGGCTGAAGAAAAACCCCTCGACTTTACGAGGGAGATAACCAGCAGGCTCGGCGGAGAAACCATAACCCACTGCTATCAGTGCGGCACCTGCGCCAGCACATGTCCAGTTGCAAGAATAACGGAACGCTACAACCCCCGCCAACTCATAAGACTAGCCCTACTCGGGCAAAGAGACGAGGTTCTCAAGGGCGACACCATTTGGCTTTGCGCCTCATGCTATAACTGTCAAGAGCGTTGTCCCCAAAAAGTCGAAGTTGCCGACGTAATATACGCTTTAAGAAACATGGCCATCCAGGAAGGCAACATTCCAGCTATATACATGGAATTTGCATCAGGACTCATGGGTGAGGGCCGCCTAGCACCAATATCAAAATTCCTTGAAAAGAAAAGGGCTGAGTATGGGCTGCCGCCGCTTAAACCAGCAAACATTGAAGCCCTCAGAAAGATTCTGGCGGCAACTGGCTTCGACAAAATAATGTTCAAGAAGGAGGGCGCCTGCCCATGACAAGCTACGCCCTATTCCTGGGCTGCACCATCCCCGCCCGGCAACCTCACTATGAATTGGCAGCGCGGAAAGCCCTAACAAAACTTGGAATAGACCTTGTGGATTTAGAGGGCGCAACCTGCTGTGCACCACCGCCCATCCAGTCCATAGATCTGGAAACAAGCCTCGCCATAGCTGCCTACAACATCTGCCTTGCAGAAGAGGCAGACCTAAACATTCTCACGCTATGCACTGGCTGCTTTGAATCCCTAACGATTGCAAATCGTCTCCTAAAAGAAAAACGGGAACTTCGTGAAAAGATAAACAAAATTTTATCCAACACTGGAAAGGAGTTCAAAGGCACAAAGGAGGTTAGGCATTACCTACAGGTGCTCATAAACGATGTGGGCGTAAACCGCCTAAAACAAAACGTCGCTAAACCCCTAAACAACCTTAAGGTAGCCGCATTTTCCGGATGCCACCTACTCAGACCAAGCGAGCTGCTACGGTTCGACGATCCAGAGCGCCCCTGCATATTCGACACCCTAATCGAGGCTCTGGGCGCCAAAAGCATACCATACAAGAACAAACTGCGATGCTGCGGGGGTCTTCTCAGAGGCTACGCCGACGACGTAGCCCTAGCCATCGCAAGAGACAAAATCGTAAACGCCTATAACGCTGGAGCCGACTGCATTTCAACGCTTTGCCCATTCTGCTTCCTAACACTAGACCTTGGGCAAATGCTGATAAAAGCCACATACAAGGAGGAATACAATATGCCAATAATTCATTATGCTGAACTCTTAAGCCTAAGCTTGGGCGTAGAGCCGAAAGAGCTAGCTCTAGACTTTCATAAAATAAAAGTGGACAAAGTGCTGGAGAAAATAGGCTAACAAGACTCTGTGCCCGCCACATTTTTAAGCTTGAGAAAACGTTAAAAGCTCATGCTGGGCATTAAGCTTTGAGGTTTCCAGATGAAAATCATCGCCCTTAAAGAGCACAAGTGTTTCTGCTGTGGCGGAACCATCAAAAAGGGTGAGGAATGCTTTGCTTTCATCGTTAATCC
This genomic window contains:
- a CDS encoding CoB--CoM heterodisulfide reductase iron-sulfur subunit B family protein, coding for MTSYALFLGCTIPARQPHYELAARKALTKLGIDLVDLEGATCCAPPPIQSIDLETSLAIAAYNICLAEEADLNILTLCTGCFESLTIANRLLKEKRELREKINKILSNTGKEFKGTKEVRHYLQVLINDVGVNRLKQNVAKPLNNLKVAAFSGCHLLRPSELLRFDDPERPCIFDTLIEALGAKSIPYKNKLRCCGGLLRGYADDVALAIARDKIVNAYNAGADCISTLCPFCFLTLDLGQMLIKATYKEEYNMPIIHYAELLSLSLGVEPKELALDFHKIKVDKVLEKIG
- a CDS encoding hydrogenase iron-sulfur subunit, translating into MEEVKVGVFLSDCGGQVAKILDFEALTSFVKAVPGVVLVARGSEFWRGQGLQTIVEAVKAGRINRVVVAETVPKISEVAIAKALEEAGLNPHLMEVVDLKNHCAWPHKDTPKEATEKAKAMLLAAIEKVKLQEPIEKAEFPAVKSVLVIGGGVAGMQAAEDLADMGFQVYLIEKEPFLGGLAARAVRFFPTDDCAICIQSPASLAAVTQTSRKCVYRSGLSEITNLNILTNAKVVRVEGGPGNFKVTVERKPRYVDEKKCVACDLCASVCPVEVPDEYNAKLSKRKAIYMNKPLVYPPAYVIDAKVCKFHECAKCVEVCPTKAINLDQKPEHVTLNVGSIIVATGFREYDPSVIKEYHHGEYPDVITHLELARMLDAFGPTGGMPIRSSDGRRAKRIVFVQCVGSRDRRWNPYCSSICCMISLKHAAMIKEAFPDADVTICYIDIRTTGREHEYYYERAREMGVKFVKGRPSEILHDPATNTLIVEVEDELLRRLLELEADLVVLATAMVPSEDAKELAQILGIELDQDGFFKEYNAKLRPTETKRRGIFICGGAVFPKDVPTASLHAHSAAVKAAKFLMNGKITKALKVATVHQDYCGNCQFCPVTCPYGAITLEPKGDGHFAAKVSELLCEGCGVCVGTCPVGAIELRHLKASQISAQIKALLSVNGASKPLVLAFSCSECGNAAVDSSGMAMMSYPASVRVLRVPCTGVIQVQHILEAFKAGAQGVMVVGCKPDGCHYEVGSQKAKQKVEMAKMLLQAYGIEPERLEMFNLVFIEGDKFAEAAKAMTEKVEKLGPLQLA
- a CDS encoding 4Fe-4S dicluster domain-containing protein, with product MAEEKPLDFTREITSRLGGETITHCYQCGTCASTCPVARITERYNPRQLIRLALLGQRDEVLKGDTIWLCASCYNCQERCPQKVEVADVIYALRNMAIQEGNIPAIYMEFASGLMGEGRLAPISKFLEKKRAEYGLPPLKPANIEALRKILAATGFDKIMFKKEGACP